Proteins from a single region of Gossypium arboreum isolate Shixiya-1 chromosome 1, ASM2569848v2, whole genome shotgun sequence:
- the LOC108483421 gene encoding CBL-interacting serine/threonine-protein kinase 9-like isoform X1, protein MRRHKEDGLLHTGCGTPNYVAPEVLKDKGYDGTSSDIWSCGVILFVLMAGYLPFDEPSLIGLYKKIWEASFSYPSWFSSGARNLIKRILDPNPYSYNYS, encoded by the exons ATGCGCAGACACAAG GAGGATGGGTTGCTTCACACTGGTTGCGGGACTCCAAATTATGTTGCTCCGGAG gtgCTCAAAGATAAAGGTTATGATGGTACATCATCTGATATTTGGTCTTGCGGAGTTATTCTCTTTGTTCTCATGGCTGGTTATTTGCCTTTTGATGAGCCAAGCCTTATAGGCTTGTATAAGAAA ATCTGGGAGGCTTCTTTCAGCTATCCATCATGGTTTTCATCTGGTGCTAGGAATTTGATTAAGCGTATTCTTGATCCAAACCCTTACT CGTATAACTATTCCTGA
- the LOC108483421 gene encoding CBL-interacting serine/threonine-protein kinase 9-like isoform X4: protein MLPLQVLKDKGYDGTSSDIWSCGVILFVLMAGYLPFDEPSLIGLYKKIWEASFSYPSWFSSGARNLIKRILDPNPYSYNYS, encoded by the exons ATGCTTCCTTTACAG gtgCTCAAAGATAAAGGTTATGATGGTACATCATCTGATATTTGGTCTTGCGGAGTTATTCTCTTTGTTCTCATGGCTGGTTATTTGCCTTTTGATGAGCCAAGCCTTATAGGCTTGTATAAGAAA ATCTGGGAGGCTTCTTTCAGCTATCCATCATGGTTTTCATCTGGTGCTAGGAATTTGATTAAGCGTATTCTTGATCCAAACCCTTACT CGTATAACTATTCCTGA
- the LOC108483421 gene encoding CBL-interacting serine/threonine-protein kinase 9-like isoform X2 encodes MRRHKDGLLHTGCGTPNYVAPEVLKDKGYDGTSSDIWSCGVILFVLMAGYLPFDEPSLIGLYKKIWEASFSYPSWFSSGARNLIKRILDPNPYSYNYS; translated from the exons ATGCGCAGACACAAG GATGGGTTGCTTCACACTGGTTGCGGGACTCCAAATTATGTTGCTCCGGAG gtgCTCAAAGATAAAGGTTATGATGGTACATCATCTGATATTTGGTCTTGCGGAGTTATTCTCTTTGTTCTCATGGCTGGTTATTTGCCTTTTGATGAGCCAAGCCTTATAGGCTTGTATAAGAAA ATCTGGGAGGCTTCTTTCAGCTATCCATCATGGTTTTCATCTGGTGCTAGGAATTTGATTAAGCGTATTCTTGATCCAAACCCTTACT CGTATAACTATTCCTGA
- the LOC108483421 gene encoding CBL-interacting serine/threonine-protein kinase 9-like isoform X3: protein MRRHKVLKDKGYDGTSSDIWSCGVILFVLMAGYLPFDEPSLIGLYKKIWEASFSYPSWFSSGARNLIKRILDPNPYSYNYS, encoded by the exons ATGCGCAGACACAAG gtgCTCAAAGATAAAGGTTATGATGGTACATCATCTGATATTTGGTCTTGCGGAGTTATTCTCTTTGTTCTCATGGCTGGTTATTTGCCTTTTGATGAGCCAAGCCTTATAGGCTTGTATAAGAAA ATCTGGGAGGCTTCTTTCAGCTATCCATCATGGTTTTCATCTGGTGCTAGGAATTTGATTAAGCGTATTCTTGATCCAAACCCTTACT CGTATAACTATTCCTGA